In Legionella beliardensis, the following are encoded in one genomic region:
- a CDS encoding TIGR03750 family conjugal transfer protein, with the protein MTQPSSRHLSHDFPAWKGLSLRELFWIVITTTPITTLIFILLGITVRFPLAFGCIGFVIGFILSITVWPKGIARIKAGKPYGYLMKQTIHWLVRLRLKHSPWIHYQGQWQKNKSVGVPHV; encoded by the coding sequence ATGACTCAGCCTTCTTCGCGCCATCTCTCACACGACTTTCCAGCTTGGAAAGGCTTAAGTCTGCGTGAATTATTCTGGATAGTGATCACTACAACTCCAATAACCACACTTATTTTTATTCTACTAGGAATAACGGTTAGATTTCCGCTAGCTTTCGGCTGCATTGGTTTTGTAATCGGATTCATTCTTTCTATTACCGTATGGCCTAAAGGAATCGCGCGCATTAAGGCAGGTAAGCCTTATGGCTATTTAATGAAGCAGACTATTCACTGGCTGGTGCGATTAAGGCTCAAGCACTCACCATGGATTCACTATCAGGGTCAATGGCAAAAAAATAAATCTGTTGGAGTGCCACATGTTTAA
- a CDS encoding TIGR03751 family conjugal transfer lipoprotein, whose product MVTINKRILTMLCASLSLSACSTAKISKGAIPEQGLTVSQLYQQSLQQPIQKPVYQRVNFNDLGEEFKQLPNPEIPIHVFAHVAQLGDEQIIKPSYTTRFFLYKQNQYALASELY is encoded by the coding sequence ATGGTTACCATCAACAAAAGAATTTTGACAATGCTTTGCGCTAGTTTATCTTTGAGTGCTTGTTCCACTGCCAAGATATCTAAAGGCGCGATTCCTGAACAAGGTTTAACTGTTAGCCAACTGTATCAGCAAAGCTTGCAACAGCCCATACAAAAACCTGTTTATCAGCGCGTAAATTTTAATGATCTAGGTGAAGAATTTAAGCAATTACCTAATCCAGAAATACCAATTCATGTGTTTGCTCACGTTGCGCAGTTAGGCGACGAGCAAATTATAAAACCATCCTATACAACTCGTTTTTTTCTTTACAAGCAAAACCAATATGCCTTGGCATCAGAACTATACTAA
- a CDS encoding DUF2895 family protein has protein sequence MFNYWKKIDSLQHHNRLLLAFIGVLFILLLTLIISLMTIPRRYEFWLSPTMATNGGLMKAGEISSEYVQGFAASLMPTLYSWSNRGNEEFNQNIKSFHYYFTPRHEQLLNDALKAYKNAQLFDRTQVASLYRFMEPQDIKKIGPDAWEVKLILRITQRLKDNNAMVIADKIVAYHLRVVKLNLSRLHNPFQLALDGYTRPEARLQDLLVETEGHHETH, from the coding sequence ATGTTTAACTATTGGAAAAAAATCGACAGTCTCCAACACCATAACCGATTATTGTTGGCCTTTATTGGTGTTTTATTCATTCTACTTTTGACCTTAATTATAAGCTTGATGACTATACCCAGACGCTATGAGTTTTGGCTTAGTCCAACTATGGCAACTAACGGTGGGTTGATGAAAGCAGGTGAAATTTCCAGTGAATACGTGCAAGGTTTTGCTGCTTCCTTAATGCCAACGCTTTACAGCTGGTCTAATAGAGGCAACGAAGAATTTAATCAGAACATTAAATCTTTTCATTATTATTTTACTCCGCGTCACGAGCAGTTACTAAATGACGCGCTTAAAGCTTATAAAAATGCGCAACTCTTTGACCGTACTCAAGTTGCAAGCCTTTATCGTTTTATGGAGCCGCAAGATATTAAAAAAATTGGACCTGACGCTTGGGAGGTCAAACTAATATTACGTATCACTCAAAGACTTAAAGACAATAACGCCATGGTCATTGCAGATAAAATAGTGGCCTACCATCTTCGTGTTGTCAAACTCAATCTCTCACGCTTACACAATCCTTTCCAATTAGCTCTTGATGGCTATACCCGTCCTGAAGCGCGCTTACAAGATTTACTAGTTGAAACGGAGGGACATCATGAAACTCATTAA
- a CDS encoding TIGR03752 family integrating conjugative element protein, producing MNKNNGIKILAGSVVFAVILILINSRQNTPINDNTPNLNNFNEAITSQFNDNIRDVSARLLETEKKLEQMQKENKSLQKQLKQPSAEISHSFKDELQVLKDQLTSLTEHQTKSYPMQESKTSVSGQIKDLDSLLDKAPPESKLLTEFNSSPKEKAPSKTPFYTIPAGSDFSKVNLLSALIGEVPVEGKLMQPLFPFTAIVSRGNLMTANGMQLPEEITGMKISGYAIGVGSFLDNISCVRAYVTSALFVFEDGHFVSVGQEQMKNSAELVNNDSIGYLTTQFGNPCIKGQYVTNAPSVLAAFMAAGGIQGAGTALSKWQMSYQAEGGSAITTPTGELAHFAAGGATSEGTQKITDWLEKRTQGSFDMVFVPASIRTHLGFIPNQLSLHFSQTIAIDKENHGRVLDYGYHQQKNFDNALR from the coding sequence ATGAACAAAAATAATGGCATTAAAATTTTAGCAGGTTCAGTCGTCTTTGCTGTGATTCTGATTCTTATTAATAGCCGGCAAAATACACCTATTAATGATAACACGCCCAACCTCAATAATTTTAATGAAGCTATCACCAGTCAATTCAATGACAACATCCGTGATGTTTCAGCACGTTTATTAGAAACAGAAAAGAAGTTAGAACAAATGCAAAAGGAAAATAAATCACTGCAAAAACAATTAAAACAGCCCTCAGCGGAAATTAGCCACTCTTTCAAAGATGAGCTACAGGTGTTAAAAGATCAGCTTACTTCTCTAACTGAGCATCAAACAAAATCTTACCCAATGCAGGAAAGTAAAACTTCTGTATCCGGCCAAATAAAAGATTTAGATAGTTTACTAGATAAAGCTCCACCAGAAAGCAAATTGCTTACTGAATTTAATTCTTCCCCTAAAGAAAAAGCCCCTAGTAAAACACCTTTTTATACCATTCCAGCTGGCAGCGATTTTAGCAAAGTCAATCTGTTGTCTGCCTTAATCGGTGAAGTACCCGTTGAAGGTAAACTCATGCAGCCTTTGTTTCCTTTTACGGCAATTGTGAGCCGAGGAAACCTAATGACAGCCAATGGCATGCAATTGCCAGAAGAAATTACTGGCATGAAAATCAGTGGCTACGCAATTGGTGTAGGCTCTTTTCTCGATAACATTAGCTGTGTTCGTGCTTATGTCACCTCCGCTTTATTTGTTTTTGAAGATGGACATTTTGTTAGTGTCGGCCAAGAGCAAATGAAAAACTCCGCTGAGCTAGTTAATAATGACAGTATCGGTTATTTAACCACTCAGTTCGGTAATCCTTGTATTAAAGGGCAATATGTTACTAACGCCCCTAGCGTACTAGCAGCTTTTATGGCAGCCGGTGGCATTCAGGGCGCAGGAACTGCTCTATCTAAATGGCAAATGAGTTACCAAGCCGAAGGCGGCTCTGCTATTACAACTCCTACAGGTGAATTAGCCCATTTTGCAGCAGGTGGCGCCACCAGCGAAGGTACTCAAAAAATTACCGACTGGCTTGAGAAAAGAACCCAAGGTAGCTTTGATATGGTCTTTGTCCCTGCCAGCATCCGTACGCATTTGGGCTTTATACCCAATCAACTTAGTCTTCATTTCAGTCAAACCATCGCTATTGATAAAGAAAACCATGGGAGAGTATTAGATTATGGTTACCATCAACAAAAGAATTTTGACAATGCTTTGCGCTAG
- a CDS encoding RAQPRD family integrative conjugative element protein: MKRIISLALMIISLQCSANNPDLNETLVRIINQINAIMPLLDEAQTQITPNDRIQLQIESFEDAQGQHHAGLKEDLLNIRNGLIDYINQPIIAPRKIKPLEMDFVRKP, from the coding sequence ATGAAACGAATAATTAGTTTAGCCTTAATGATAATAAGCCTGCAGTGTTCAGCCAATAATCCTGATTTAAATGAAACTTTAGTACGTATTATTAATCAAATTAATGCCATTATGCCGCTTCTTGACGAAGCACAAACGCAGATAACACCTAATGATCGTATTCAATTACAAATCGAGTCATTCGAGGATGCTCAAGGTCAGCATCATGCTGGGCTTAAAGAAGATCTACTAAATATTCGCAATGGTCTTATTGATTACATTAATCAACCCATTATTGCGCCTCGCAAAATTAAACCATTAGAAATGGATTTTGTAAGGAAACCCTGA
- a CDS encoding TIGR03749 family integrating conjugative element protein — protein MKLIKLLQLALGFVLTNLSYALQSEHLVWEKVPLTIELPISKERLVQFPQDVKVIDQQLSANLDILKVRSSLYLTAREAFKDSRLIVQLLPEGEVIILNLKADEKAINSTPIEILIDAPKNTHLVDSNHYEYNAIQLTRFAIQALYSPERVREIPEGIYRTPMQTTKTIPLFYGASIEAHPLASWSGGNLYVTAIDLKNLLNKSVKLKFNKLMGHWQTASVYPKSTLPPRNQHESTTVFLVSERPFAEALTQRARYSR, from the coding sequence ATGAAACTCATTAAATTACTGCAACTTGCTTTGGGTTTTGTACTCACAAATCTAAGCTATGCTCTACAAAGCGAACATCTAGTTTGGGAAAAAGTTCCCTTAACAATTGAATTGCCTATTAGTAAAGAAAGGCTCGTTCAATTTCCTCAAGATGTTAAAGTAATTGACCAGCAACTTAGCGCTAACCTAGATATTCTAAAAGTTAGAAGTAGTTTGTATTTAACCGCTAGAGAAGCATTCAAAGACTCTCGTCTAATTGTTCAGTTATTGCCTGAAGGTGAAGTAATCATTCTTAACCTTAAGGCAGATGAAAAAGCAATTAACAGTACACCTATTGAAATTCTAATTGACGCACCTAAAAATACTCACCTTGTAGATTCTAACCACTATGAATATAACGCCATACAGCTAACTCGTTTTGCCATTCAAGCCTTGTACTCACCTGAGCGCGTAAGAGAAATTCCTGAGGGAATTTACCGTACTCCTATGCAAACCACTAAAACTATTCCCTTATTTTATGGGGCTAGTATTGAAGCTCATCCTCTCGCTTCATGGAGTGGAGGTAATCTGTATGTCACCGCAATTGATTTAAAAAACTTACTCAATAAATCAGTAAAACTGAAATTCAACAAGCTGATGGGCCATTGGCAAACTGCCAGCGTTTATCCCAAAAGTACATTACCGCCACGTAATCAACATGAAAGTACAACGGTTTTTTTAGTGTCTGAGCGACCTTTTGCAGAAGCGCTTACTCAACGTGCGAGGTATAGCCGATGA